Proteins from a genomic interval of Paenibacillus lentus:
- a CDS encoding ATP-binding protein — MSQDLFNIHEDQFIGFVNKVDSYSVNISTTDEEQLRRVNVNGYVIMHTSDPNTRLIGRIERVVRLEYEPSNYSEEMDEEDNNTTNNDITVNALGTLKGPGGGREIAKFTRAVENLPEIGAKCYLLLGEYLTLFTGLVAEETAKSNTPLTLGTYTMASEARAILDGNAFFQRHAMIVGSTGSGKSWTVAKIIEQVAGLKNSNMIVFDLHGEYEPLSAHPHIKRYRIAGPADLDNPKSDVLFLPYWLLGYEDMLALILDRSDENAPNQAMAFSNAVIKAKRDALIQENMKKELETFTIDSPVPYSLDDVVNDITELNEEKVQGSRGLVNGPFNGKFNRFLPRLASKRSDRRHGFLFSLKEDQLSVNYLDYLVDSLMKANTEDSKGVKIIDFSEVPSDILPIVLSLVARLVFQVQQWSDSSSRQPIAIVCDEAHLYLPNRLAADAAEARALAHFERIAKEGRKYGVSLLIISQRPSELNTTVMSQCNNVVALRLSNQSDKSAVSNLLPENLGGIQDQLPTLGVGEAIVVGDSCLLPSRIKIQEPEYQPNSGSVKFWDEWSNAKYEQNLSLAVKNLRRQSSASSEE; from the coding sequence ATGAGTCAAGATCTGTTTAATATTCACGAGGATCAATTTATTGGGTTTGTAAATAAAGTTGACAGTTATAGCGTTAATATCTCCACCACCGACGAAGAACAGCTTAGGAGAGTTAATGTAAATGGCTATGTAATAATGCATACTTCAGACCCTAATACTCGATTAATAGGGCGAATCGAACGTGTTGTCAGACTTGAGTATGAACCAAGTAATTATTCCGAGGAAATGGATGAGGAAGATAATAATACAACTAATAATGACATTACTGTTAACGCTTTAGGCACACTAAAAGGACCTGGTGGCGGTAGAGAAATTGCAAAATTTACACGTGCAGTCGAAAATTTACCAGAAATCGGTGCCAAATGTTACTTACTTCTCGGAGAGTACCTAACACTTTTTACTGGACTAGTCGCTGAAGAAACGGCAAAATCTAATACTCCTTTAACATTAGGTACATACACAATGGCTTCTGAAGCACGTGCAATTTTAGATGGCAATGCATTTTTTCAAAGACACGCCATGATTGTAGGATCAACTGGGTCTGGTAAGTCATGGACGGTTGCCAAAATCATAGAACAAGTGGCGGGTCTTAAAAATTCAAATATGATTGTCTTTGACTTACATGGCGAATACGAACCGTTATCTGCCCACCCTCATATCAAGAGATATAGAATTGCAGGACCTGCAGATTTAGATAATCCTAAATCCGATGTGCTGTTTTTACCTTACTGGTTACTTGGTTACGAGGATATGCTTGCATTAATTCTGGATAGAAGCGATGAAAACGCTCCGAACCAAGCAATGGCTTTTAGTAATGCAGTAATCAAAGCAAAAAGAGATGCATTAATACAGGAAAATATGAAGAAAGAATTAGAGACATTCACCATAGATAGCCCTGTCCCATATAGTTTAGACGACGTGGTTAACGATATCACCGAGTTGAACGAGGAGAAAGTACAAGGAAGTAGGGGATTGGTTAATGGTCCGTTTAACGGTAAATTTAATCGCTTTCTTCCCCGTCTTGCTTCAAAGAGAAGTGATCGTCGACATGGATTCTTATTTTCATTAAAAGAAGATCAACTCTCCGTAAATTATTTGGACTATTTAGTCGATAGTTTAATGAAAGCTAATACAGAGGACTCTAAAGGTGTGAAAATTATTGATTTTAGTGAGGTACCCTCTGATATACTTCCAATAGTACTTAGCTTAGTTGCCAGATTAGTATTCCAGGTACAGCAATGGTCTGATAGTTCATCAAGACAACCTATTGCAATTGTCTGCGATGAAGCTCATTTATACTTGCCAAATCGTTTAGCTGCAGATGCTGCCGAGGCAAGAGCTTTGGCTCATTTTGAAAGAATAGCAAAAGAAGGTCGAAAATATGGTGTAAGCCTTCTTATAATTAGTCAACGCCCTTCCGAACTAAATACAACTGTTATGAGTCAATGCAATAATGTAGTAGCTCTAAGACTTTCAAACCAATCTGATAAAAGTGCAGTTTCTAACCTACTTCCAGAAAATCTTGGTGGGATACAAGATCAGTTACCTACTTTAGGAGTTGGAGAAGCAATAGTTGTCGGCGATTCTTGCTTATTGCCAAGTAGAATAAAAATTCAGGAACCTGAATACCAACCTAATTCGGGCTCAGTTAAGTTCTGGGACGAGTGGAGCAATGCAAAATATGAACAAAACCTGTCGCTTGCAGTAAAAAATCTGAGAAGACAAAGTAGCGCATCTTCAGAAGAGTAA
- a CDS encoding type II toxin-antitoxin system PemK/MazF family toxin produces the protein MFPIDKRNVKREVDRLGDHRKKIEKGFTVAYVAESYKKTIWNLMDTLQDADAYSMAQWLIHVDRWIDDRGKEIKAKYKRGEIINVELGAMNFGYEASYEHPAIVMANGYNRILIAPCSSKSFGKGHRDVIDMPRADATGLTENTGVGVGWTRWISKNRILDRIGVVKNIAILDRIDEYLMNELFYNKVLAAHYDNHIYDLEKKQRNLEAELEEMKSIIESIEELLLRHSPELYEQYREIASTKN, from the coding sequence TTGTTTCCCATTGATAAACGCAATGTTAAACGTGAGGTCGACAGGTTAGGCGATCATCGAAAAAAAATAGAGAAAGGATTTACAGTTGCCTATGTTGCAGAATCATACAAAAAAACCATTTGGAATCTAATGGACACTCTTCAGGATGCAGATGCCTACAGTATGGCTCAATGGTTAATTCATGTAGATAGATGGATTGATGATCGTGGAAAAGAAATTAAAGCGAAATACAAAAGAGGGGAAATTATCAACGTAGAATTAGGGGCAATGAATTTTGGGTATGAAGCTTCTTACGAACACCCAGCGATAGTAATGGCAAACGGATATAACCGTATTTTAATAGCACCTTGTAGCTCTAAATCATTCGGGAAAGGGCATAGAGATGTTATAGATATGCCGAGAGCTGATGCAACTGGTCTTACCGAAAATACGGGCGTAGGGGTTGGTTGGACACGTTGGATAAGCAAGAACCGTATATTGGATCGTATTGGTGTTGTCAAGAACATTGCAATTTTAGATAGAATTGATGAATATCTGATGAACGAACTGTTCTACAATAAAGTACTTGCCGCACATTACGATAATCACATTTATGATCTTGAAAAAAAGCAACGTAATCTTGAAGCCGAACTCGAAGAAATGAAATCAATTATTGAGTCGATCGAAGAACTGCTCCTTCGTCATTCCCCAGAACTATACGAACAATATCGGGAGATAGCCTCAACAAAAAATTAA
- the smpB gene encoding SsrA-binding protein SmpB produces MGKKNDGKVLAQNKKASHDYFIEDTFEAGIVLTGTEIKSIRGGRANISDAFATIRNGEIFIHNMHISPFEQGNRNNPSDPTRARKLLLHKAQIAKLLGLSKQAGYSIVPLKIYIRNGYAKLLIGLGKGKKQYDKREAAAKRDAQRDIQRILREKQKVAR; encoded by the coding sequence ATGGGTAAGAAGAATGATGGTAAAGTATTGGCGCAGAATAAGAAGGCTTCCCATGATTACTTCATCGAGGACACCTTTGAGGCAGGCATCGTGCTGACCGGAACAGAGATCAAGTCGATCCGAGGCGGAAGAGCGAATATTAGCGATGCATTTGCAACGATTCGTAATGGGGAAATCTTTATTCACAATATGCACATTAGTCCGTTCGAGCAAGGGAATAGGAATAATCCATCTGATCCGACGCGTGCTCGCAAGCTGCTGCTCCATAAGGCGCAAATCGCCAAGCTGCTCGGCTTGTCTAAGCAGGCAGGATACTCGATCGTGCCGCTGAAGATTTATATTCGCAACGGCTATGCTAAGCTGCTGATTGGCCTTGGTAAAGGGAAGAAGCAGTACGACAAGCGTGAAGCCGCAGCCAAGCGGGATGCACAGCGCGATATTCAGCGCATACTTCGCGAGAAGCAGAAGGTGGCGCGGTAA
- the rnr gene encoding ribonuclease R, with the protein MVTELELLDFMRETAYKPMTYQELEEHFHIADAKEFKEFLKLLNRLEQEGKIILTRTHRYGMPERMGLVRGRLQAHAKGFAFLIPEDREHPDVYLHANDLKSAMNGDIVLVRVNSKSVAGGKLEGEVVRVVTRAITQVVGVFQNEEAYGFVIPDDKRINRDIFIPKEAFGGAANGQKVVVSIVQYPEGRAAAEGEIIEILGHKDDPGVDILSIIRKHQLPEAFPEDVMEEALNTPDEIDPTEIVKQGRRDLRDKVIVTIDGEDAKDLDDAVNVERLPNGNIKLGVHIADVGYYVREKSKLDQEAYNRGCSVYLVDRVIPMLPHRLSNGICSLNPKVDRFTLSCEMEFSEQMKVVKHDIFTSVIRTKERMTYTNVRKIVEDEDPEVMERYSDLVDMFRLMKELALKLRSKRMRRGAVDFDFEESKVIVDENGKPTDIVKRERSIAEQIIEEFMLAANETVAEHFHWLKVPFIYRIHENPDQEKLLNFMMFVANFGYTVKGGKGDHIHPRALQTLLEDIQGTKEQTVISTMMLRSMKQAKYDAESTGHFGLAAEFYTHFTSPIRRYPDLVIHRVIREVIESGGALTAARQDYLNSRMQEIAQQSSERERVAVEAERDTEQLKKAEFMLDKVGEEFTGIISSVTSFGMFIELENTVEGLIRLSAMTDDYYHFHEQHMALIGERTSKIYRIGDEVEIRVARVNMDDHTIDFEMVNMKPRRRGEDFFEDGFRGRAAGKDGKPWQTGGKSGKGAKNGGKGGKKAGAGKAFGKAGKAAGGKAKGAAGGKGKAAAGGKRSKRGAGAAALDAGPAVSFGFGSGKGGYAAGAGLAPTSRNASDSGSAAGKRSRRKKTSASGIFIGGGSSGAPGADGKPRKKR; encoded by the coding sequence ATGGTAACAGAATTAGAGCTGCTTGATTTTATGCGGGAAACCGCTTATAAACCGATGACTTATCAAGAGCTTGAAGAGCATTTCCATATTGCGGACGCGAAGGAATTCAAGGAATTCTTGAAGTTGTTGAACCGCTTGGAGCAGGAAGGGAAAATCATACTGACACGAACTCACCGTTACGGCATGCCGGAACGGATGGGTTTGGTGCGGGGGCGGCTGCAGGCTCATGCCAAAGGCTTTGCTTTTCTCATTCCGGAGGATCGCGAGCATCCGGATGTATATCTTCATGCTAATGATCTCAAAAGCGCCATGAACGGTGATATCGTGCTTGTACGCGTCAATTCTAAAAGTGTCGCGGGCGGCAAGCTGGAAGGTGAAGTCGTACGGGTTGTCACTCGGGCTATTACCCAGGTGGTCGGCGTATTCCAAAATGAAGAGGCTTATGGCTTTGTTATACCGGACGATAAGCGAATTAATCGCGATATATTTATTCCGAAAGAGGCTTTTGGCGGGGCGGCTAATGGGCAGAAGGTTGTTGTGAGCATCGTTCAATATCCGGAAGGCCGAGCTGCGGCAGAAGGTGAAATTATTGAGATCCTTGGACATAAGGATGATCCGGGGGTCGATATACTATCGATTATCCGCAAGCACCAATTGCCGGAGGCTTTTCCCGAGGATGTGATGGAAGAAGCGTTGAACACGCCGGACGAGATCGATCCTACAGAGATTGTGAAGCAAGGACGGCGGGATTTGCGGGATAAGGTGATCGTGACAATTGACGGCGAGGATGCCAAGGATCTGGACGATGCGGTCAATGTAGAGCGCTTGCCTAACGGCAACATCAAGCTTGGCGTGCATATTGCGGATGTTGGTTACTATGTTCGTGAGAAATCGAAGCTTGATCAGGAGGCGTATAACCGGGGCTGCAGCGTGTATTTGGTGGATCGGGTGATTCCGATGCTTCCGCACCGGCTGTCCAACGGCATTTGTTCCTTGAATCCGAAGGTGGATCGCTTTACACTGTCGTGCGAGATGGAATTCAGTGAGCAGATGAAGGTCGTGAAGCATGATATCTTTACGAGCGTGATCCGCACGAAGGAACGGATGACTTATACGAACGTTCGCAAGATTGTGGAGGATGAAGATCCAGAGGTAATGGAGCGCTACAGTGATTTGGTGGATATGTTCCGTCTGATGAAGGAGCTGGCGCTGAAGCTGCGAAGCAAGCGGATGCGGCGCGGGGCGGTTGATTTTGATTTCGAGGAATCTAAGGTCATTGTAGATGAAAACGGCAAGCCGACGGATATCGTTAAAAGAGAGCGCTCGATCGCGGAGCAAATCATCGAGGAATTCATGCTGGCGGCCAACGAGACGGTGGCGGAGCATTTTCATTGGCTTAAGGTTCCGTTTATTTACCGGATTCATGAGAACCCGGATCAGGAAAAGCTGCTGAATTTCATGATGTTCGTTGCGAACTTCGGGTATACGGTCAAGGGCGGCAAGGGAGATCATATTCATCCTCGCGCCCTGCAGACGCTGCTGGAGGACATTCAAGGCACGAAGGAGCAGACGGTGATCAGCACGATGATGCTGCGCTCTATGAAGCAGGCGAAATACGATGCGGAAAGCACGGGTCACTTTGGACTTGCCGCCGAGTTCTATACGCATTTTACCTCGCCGATCCGCCGTTACCCAGACTTGGTCATTCATCGGGTGATTCGCGAGGTCATTGAGAGCGGCGGGGCACTTACGGCAGCGCGGCAGGACTATTTGAACAGCCGAATGCAGGAAATCGCCCAGCAATCGTCCGAACGGGAACGGGTTGCTGTAGAGGCGGAGCGCGATACGGAGCAGCTGAAGAAAGCTGAGTTCATGCTCGATAAAGTTGGGGAGGAGTTCACCGGGATTATTAGCAGCGTGACAAGCTTCGGTATGTTCATCGAGCTGGAGAACACGGTGGAGGGACTCATCCGTCTAAGCGCGATGACGGATGATTATTACCACTTCCATGAGCAGCATATGGCGCTCATCGGCGAGCGCACCTCGAAAATCTATCGCATCGGCGATGAGGTCGAGATTCGCGTGGCGCGGGTCAATATGGATGACCACACGATTGATTTTGAGATGGTCAATATGAAGCCGCGTCGCCGGGGAGAAGACTTCTTCGAAGACGGTTTTAGGGGACGCGCAGCTGGCAAGGACGGGAAGCCGTGGCAGACGGGCGGCAAGAGTGGTAAAGGCGCCAAGAATGGCGGCAAAGGCGGGAAGAAGGCTGGTGCTGGCAAGGCGTTTGGTAAGGCGGGCAAAGCCGCTGGAGGCAAGGCTAAAGGAGCCGCTGGTGGAAAAGGCAAAGCCGCGGCCGGAGGCAAGCGCAGCAAACGAGGTGCGGGAGCCGCCGCTTTGGATGCTGGGCCAGCGGTGAGCTTTGGCTTCGGCTCCGGCAAAGGCGGCTATGCCGCAGGCGCAGGGCTAGCGCCGACAAGCCGCAATGCGAGCGATAGCGGCAGCGCGGCGGGCAAGCGCTCGCGGCGGAAGAAGACGTCCGCGAGCGGGATTTTCATCGGCGGCGGCAGCAGTGGTGCGCCGGGCGCCGATGGGAAGCCGCGCAAGAAGCGATAG
- the secG gene encoding preprotein translocase subunit SecG: MDLLLKVLLIIFSIGVIVAVLLQEGKSAGLTGAISGGAEHLFGKAKARGMELVLERITIGLAAGFFILSIAVAVAIK, translated from the coding sequence ATGGATTTGTTATTGAAAGTATTGCTCATTATTTTTTCCATCGGTGTAATTGTGGCAGTCCTTCTGCAGGAAGGTAAAAGTGCTGGCCTTACCGGTGCCATCTCCGGAGGAGCGGAACATCTATTTGGTAAGGCAAAAGCACGCGGCATGGAGCTTGTTCTAGAGCGGATTACCATTGGGCTGGCTGCGGGATTCTTTATCCTGTCGATCGCTGTTGCCGTTGCAATTAAATAA
- the eno gene encoding phosphopyruvate hydratase, which translates to MTIISDVYAREVLDSRGNPTVEVEVYLESGAIGRAIVPSGASTGAHEAVELRDGDKSRYLGKGVLKAVENVNEIIAPEVIGMDALDQLGIDKLMINLDGTPNKGKLGANAILAVSMAVARAAADALDLPLYVYLGGFNAKQLPVPMMNIINGGEHADNNIDVQEFMVLPVGAPTFKEALRVGAEIFHNLKSVLSAKGLNTAVGDEGGFAPNLGSNEEAITTIIEAIEKAGYKPGVDVFLGMDVASTEFYKDGKYTLAGEGKSYTSAEYVDLLASWVDKYPIITIEDGMSEDDWDGWKLLTEKLGDKVQLVGDDLFVTNTERLATGIEKGIGNSILIKVNQIGTLTETFDAIEMAKRAGYTAVISHRSGESEDSTIADIAVATNAGQIKTGAPSRTDRVAKYNQLLRIEDQLGELAQYNGLKSFYNLKQ; encoded by the coding sequence ATGACTATTATTTCTGACGTATACGCTCGCGAAGTCCTAGACTCCCGCGGTAACCCGACGGTAGAAGTTGAAGTATACCTGGAGTCCGGCGCGATTGGCCGTGCTATCGTTCCTTCCGGCGCTTCCACTGGTGCTCACGAAGCAGTTGAGCTGCGTGACGGGGATAAATCCCGTTACCTTGGTAAAGGGGTATTGAAGGCTGTTGAGAACGTAAATGAAATTATCGCTCCAGAAGTAATCGGCATGGATGCTTTGGATCAACTTGGCATTGACAAGCTGATGATTAATTTGGACGGAACGCCTAACAAAGGCAAGCTCGGCGCTAACGCGATCCTGGCTGTGTCCATGGCTGTAGCCCGTGCGGCAGCTGACGCTCTTGATCTTCCATTGTATGTTTACCTTGGCGGATTCAACGCGAAGCAGCTTCCAGTTCCAATGATGAACATCATCAACGGTGGTGAGCATGCTGACAACAACATTGATGTTCAAGAGTTCATGGTTCTTCCTGTAGGAGCACCAACGTTCAAAGAAGCTCTTCGTGTTGGAGCAGAAATCTTCCACAACTTAAAATCCGTATTGAGTGCCAAAGGTCTAAACACAGCTGTAGGTGACGAAGGTGGTTTCGCGCCAAACCTTGGTTCGAATGAAGAAGCAATCACTACAATTATCGAAGCGATCGAAAAAGCTGGTTACAAACCAGGTGTTGACGTATTCTTGGGTATGGACGTTGCTTCCACTGAGTTCTACAAAGACGGTAAATACACACTTGCTGGCGAAGGTAAATCTTATACTTCCGCTGAGTATGTTGACCTTCTTGCTTCATGGGTTGATAAATACCCAATCATTACCATCGAAGATGGTATGTCCGAAGACGACTGGGATGGTTGGAAATTGCTTACTGAAAAATTGGGCGACAAAGTTCAATTGGTTGGTGACGATTTGTTCGTTACTAATACTGAGCGTCTTGCAACAGGTATCGAAAAAGGTATCGGTAACTCCATCCTGATCAAAGTGAACCAAATCGGTACGCTGACAGAAACCTTCGACGCGATCGAAATGGCAAAACGCGCTGGCTACACAGCAGTGATTTCCCACCGTTCTGGTGAGTCCGAGGACAGCACAATTGCTGACATCGCTGTAGCGACAAACGCTGGCCAAATCAAAACAGGTGCACCATCCCGTACAGACCGTGTTGCGAAATACAACCAATTGCTTCGCATCGAAGATCAATTGGGCGAATTGGCTCAATACAACGGCTTGAAATCTTTCTACAACCTGAAACAGTAA
- the gpmI gene encoding 2,3-bisphosphoglycerate-independent phosphoglycerate mutase → MAAPRPVALIIMDGFGLRNTAEGNAVAQAYKPNYDRYLKQYPNTTLTACGEAVGLPEGQMGNSEVGHLNIGAGRIVYQDLTRISKSIREGEFFENETLVDAVRSAKANGKKLHLYGLLSDGGVHSHIDHMFAMLDLAKKEDMQEVYIHAFLDGRDVAPDSAKGFIERLIAKIEEVGVGKIATVQGRYYAMDRDKRWDRVEKSYRAMVYGEGPKYTDPITAVTESYEKSVFDEFVMPTVIVDGHDQPIALVESGDSVVFLNFRPDRAIQLSNVFTNKDFQGFDRGPKFPQGLHFVCLTLFAETVEGYVAYKPKDLDNTFGEVLVQHGKTQLRIAETEKYPHVTFFFSGGRDVQLPGETRVLINSPKVATYDLKPEMSAYEVAEAAVKEIESDKHDAIILNFANPDMVGHSGMLEPTKKAVEVTDECVGKVVDAVKAKGGVVVIIADHGNADMVFDESGRPFTAHTTNPVPFIVTDENVILRDSGILADVAPTLLDLMGLPKPEEMTGTSMIASRKA, encoded by the coding sequence ATGGCAGCTCCAAGACCTGTAGCACTTATTATCATGGACGGATTCGGGCTTCGGAATACGGCGGAAGGCAATGCGGTTGCTCAGGCTTATAAGCCTAACTATGACCGTTATTTGAAGCAGTATCCGAACACGACGCTAACCGCTTGCGGCGAAGCTGTAGGCTTGCCGGAAGGACAAATGGGTAACTCCGAGGTTGGACACTTGAATATCGGTGCAGGTCGCATCGTATATCAGGACTTGACTCGGATTTCCAAGTCGATCCGTGAAGGCGAATTTTTTGAGAACGAGACTTTAGTGGATGCTGTGCGCAGTGCGAAGGCTAATGGGAAGAAGCTTCACTTGTATGGGCTGCTCTCAGATGGCGGCGTACACAGCCATATTGATCATATGTTTGCTATGCTTGATCTCGCGAAGAAAGAAGATATGCAAGAGGTCTACATCCATGCGTTCCTGGATGGACGCGACGTGGCTCCAGACAGCGCTAAAGGATTCATCGAGCGTCTGATCGCGAAAATCGAGGAAGTTGGAGTGGGCAAAATCGCCACAGTACAAGGCCGCTACTATGCAATGGATCGCGACAAGCGTTGGGATCGCGTTGAGAAATCGTATCGGGCCATGGTCTATGGCGAGGGTCCTAAATACACCGATCCGATTACAGCGGTAACGGAATCCTACGAGAAATCGGTATTTGACGAATTCGTTATGCCGACCGTCATCGTGGATGGACATGATCAGCCGATCGCACTCGTGGAGTCCGGCGACTCTGTCGTGTTCCTTAACTTCCGTCCTGACCGGGCCATTCAATTGTCAAACGTATTTACGAACAAGGATTTCCAAGGCTTTGACCGGGGGCCGAAATTCCCGCAAGGTCTGCATTTCGTCTGCTTAACGCTATTCGCGGAAACGGTAGAGGGTTATGTAGCCTATAAGCCGAAGGATCTGGATAATACGTTTGGCGAAGTTCTTGTGCAGCATGGGAAGACGCAGCTTCGAATCGCCGAGACAGAGAAATATCCTCACGTTACCTTCTTCTTTAGCGGCGGAAGGGATGTTCAACTGCCAGGCGAGACACGGGTGCTCATCAACTCGCCGAAGGTCGCGACGTATGACCTTAAGCCGGAAATGAGTGCTTATGAAGTGGCTGAGGCTGCAGTGAAAGAGATTGAATCCGATAAGCATGACGCGATCATTCTGAACTTCGCGAATCCGGACATGGTAGGCCATTCCGGTATGCTGGAGCCAACGAAGAAAGCGGTAGAAGTGACCGATGAATGTGTAGGCAAAGTAGTAGATGCCGTTAAGGCAAAAGGTGGCGTCGTTGTTATCATCGCTGACCATGGTAATGCGGATATGGTATTCGATGAGAGTGGCCGTCCATTTACTGCGCATACGACAAACCCGGTTCCTTTTATCGTGACGGATGAAAATGTTATACTACGTGATAGCGGCATCCTGGCGGATGTGGCGCCGACGCTTCTGGACTTGATGGGTCTGCCTAAACCGGAAGAGATGACAGGCACTTCGATGATCGCCAGCCGCAAAGCTTAA
- the tpiA gene encoding triose-phosphate isomerase — protein sequence MRTPIIAGNWKMFKTVPEAKAFFEAVKGKAEVEGVESVICAPYTNLPALVEAAKGTKIKIGAQNLHFEDEGAFTGEISGGMLKELGVDYVIIGHSERRAYFGETDEIVNKKVHAAFKHGLTPIPCVGEKLEEREGGQTKDVVKVQTEAALKGLSAEQAAQVVIAYEPIWAIGTGKSSTAEDANEVISYIRSLVKDLYNEEVAGKIRIQYGGSVKPENVKEYLGQSDIDGALVGGASLQPASYIQLVEGAQ from the coding sequence ATGAGAACACCGATCATTGCAGGGAACTGGAAGATGTTCAAAACTGTTCCTGAAGCAAAAGCTTTCTTCGAAGCGGTAAAAGGTAAAGCGGAAGTAGAAGGTGTAGAGAGCGTAATTTGTGCTCCTTATACGAATCTTCCAGCTTTAGTGGAAGCGGCTAAAGGAACAAAAATCAAAATTGGTGCTCAAAACCTGCATTTTGAAGATGAAGGTGCATTTACCGGTGAAATCAGCGGCGGAATGCTGAAGGAACTAGGCGTTGATTATGTCATTATCGGGCATTCGGAGCGTCGGGCTTACTTCGGAGAGACGGATGAAATCGTGAACAAGAAAGTTCATGCTGCATTCAAGCATGGATTGACTCCGATTCCTTGCGTCGGCGAGAAGCTGGAAGAGCGCGAAGGCGGCCAAACCAAGGATGTTGTTAAGGTTCAGACCGAAGCAGCGTTAAAAGGATTGTCCGCAGAGCAGGCGGCGCAAGTCGTTATCGCTTATGAGCCGATCTGGGCGATCGGAACGGGCAAATCCTCGACAGCTGAGGATGCGAACGAAGTTATTTCCTACATCCGCAGTCTGGTTAAAGATTTGTACAACGAAGAAGTTGCCGGCAAAATTCGTATTCAATACGGCGGCAGCGTAAAACCTGAGAATGTGAAGGAATATTTGGGCCAAAGCGATATCGATGGCGCGCTAGTTGGCGGTGCCAGTCTGCAACCGGCTTCTTATATTCAATTGGTCGAGGGGGCGCAGTAA
- a CDS encoding phosphoglycerate kinase → MNKKSVRDVEVAGKRVFVRVDFNVPVQDGKISDDTRIRETLPTINYLVEKGAKVILASHMGRPKGQVVESLRLNLAAERLSELLGKKVAKADEAVGEAVKAQVAALNNGDVLVLENVRFYPGEEKNDPELAKQFAELADLFVNDAFGAAHRAHASTEGIAHHLPAVSGLLMEKELEVLGKALSNPDRPFTAIIGGSKVKDKIDVIDNLLNIADNVLIGGGLTYTFFKAQGHEIGKSLLDDSKLDVALEFIEKAKKLGKNFVLPVDIVAADDFSADANTKVVDIDNMPAEWEGLDIGPKTREIYADIIKKSKLVVWNGPMGVFEIDTFAGGTREVAEACAATEGYTIIGGGDSAAATEKFNLADKMDHISTGGGASLEFMEGKALPGVVALNDK, encoded by the coding sequence ATGAACAAGAAAAGTGTACGTGATGTGGAAGTAGCCGGCAAACGCGTGTTTGTCAGAGTCGATTTTAACGTCCCAGTTCAGGATGGTAAAATCTCCGATGATACTCGTATTCGTGAGACACTGCCTACCATTAACTATTTGGTTGAGAAAGGCGCTAAAGTTATTCTTGCGAGCCATATGGGCCGTCCGAAAGGTCAAGTGGTCGAGTCCCTTCGTTTGAATCTAGCTGCAGAACGTTTGTCCGAATTGCTTGGCAAAAAAGTGGCAAAAGCTGACGAAGCGGTTGGCGAAGCTGTAAAAGCGCAAGTAGCTGCTCTGAACAACGGTGATGTTCTCGTACTAGAGAACGTTCGCTTCTACCCAGGCGAAGAGAAGAACGATCCAGAGCTTGCGAAGCAATTCGCGGAACTGGCTGACCTGTTCGTGAATGACGCATTTGGTGCAGCACACCGTGCCCATGCTTCCACGGAAGGAATCGCTCATCACCTGCCAGCGGTATCCGGTCTGTTGATGGAGAAGGAGCTTGAAGTTCTTGGCAAAGCACTGTCCAATCCAGATCGTCCTTTCACCGCGATTATTGGCGGCTCCAAAGTTAAAGATAAAATCGATGTTATCGACAATCTGTTGAACATCGCTGACAACGTATTGATTGGCGGCGGTCTGACTTATACTTTCTTCAAAGCGCAAGGCCATGAGATCGGTAAGTCGCTGCTAGATGATAGCAAGCTTGATGTAGCGCTTGAATTCATCGAGAAGGCGAAAAAGCTTGGCAAGAACTTCGTACTGCCGGTAGATATCGTTGCAGCTGATGATTTCAGCGCAGATGCCAACACGAAAGTAGTAGACATCGACAACATGCCTGCTGAGTGGGAAGGTCTGGATATTGGGCCGAAGACTCGCGAGATTTATGCGGACATTATCAAAAAATCGAAGTTGGTTGTATGGAACGGACCGATGGGCGTATTCGAAATTGATACCTTCGCAGGCGGAACTCGTGAGGTAGCTGAAGCTTGCGCAGCGACAGAAGGCTACACCATTATCGGTGGCGGCGACTCGGCAGCGGCAACGGAGAAATTCAATTTGGCGGATAAAATGGACCACATTTCCACTGGCGGCGGCGCTTCCCTGGAGTTCATGGAAGGTAAGGCGCTTCCGGGCGTTGTGGCTCTGAACGATAAGTAA